One Gordonia mangrovi genomic region harbors:
- a CDS encoding arylamine N-acetyltransferase family protein — translation MDNIGVDVDGYLDRIGHLGEQTPTADVLRRLVAAHVRHIPFENLDPLTGVPVADLGPESLQDKLVRRRRGGFCYEHNGLLRYVLRALGFEVDQLAGRVVWMKEPGPLPAETHQLLAVTVPTEDSRFLVDVGFGGQTPTTPLRLVIGDEQPTDLEPFRVGMWPDGGFRVLESEVAGRWQPLYLFDEHPRAEIDGVVGSWYASTHPGSHFCTTVSACLVVDDERWNLRNRHLAVHRADGTSTKRELATAGEILDVLAEDFGIDIDEVTGLEMRVRAVIDG, via the coding sequence ATGGACAACATTGGGGTCGATGTCGACGGCTACCTCGATCGGATCGGTCATCTGGGCGAGCAGACCCCGACTGCCGATGTCCTGAGGCGTCTGGTCGCCGCCCATGTGCGGCACATCCCGTTCGAGAATCTGGATCCGCTCACCGGGGTTCCAGTGGCCGATCTCGGCCCGGAGAGTCTGCAGGACAAGCTCGTTCGACGCCGGCGCGGTGGGTTCTGCTACGAGCACAACGGACTGTTGCGGTATGTGTTGCGCGCACTCGGCTTCGAGGTCGACCAGCTCGCCGGCCGAGTGGTGTGGATGAAGGAGCCGGGACCCCTGCCTGCGGAGACACATCAGCTGCTCGCCGTCACGGTGCCGACCGAGGACAGCCGTTTCCTCGTCGATGTGGGTTTCGGCGGCCAGACCCCCACCACACCCTTGCGGCTGGTGATCGGTGACGAGCAGCCGACCGATCTCGAGCCGTTCCGTGTCGGGATGTGGCCCGACGGTGGCTTCCGCGTGCTGGAGTCGGAGGTCGCCGGCCGGTGGCAGCCGCTGTACCTGTTCGACGAGCACCCACGCGCCGAGATCGATGGTGTGGTCGGCAGCTGGTACGCCTCGACCCATCCGGGCTCGCACTTCTGCACCACGGTGTCGGCATGTCTCGTCGTCGACGACGAGCGCTGGAACCTACGCAATCGACACTTGGCCGTGCATCGGGCGGATGGAACGAGCACGAAGCGCGAGTTGGCAACGGCAGGCGAGATCCTCGATGTCCTCGCCGAAGACTTCGGCATCGACATCGACGAGGTGACCGGCCTCGAGATGCGCGTCCGTGCAGTGATCGACGGCTGA
- a CDS encoding shikimate 5-dehydrogenase — protein sequence MPILNKDMTLCISLAGRPSNIGTRFHNFLYDELGLNFIYKAFTTDDIAGAIGGIRALGIRGCSVSMPFKEAVIPLVDEMEESASAIESVNTIVNESGRLVASNTDYEAVAALIDSHALDTSASVAIRGSGGMAKAVVAAFRGAGFDDVTVVARNAAAGAALADRCGYQFAADVPTSGASVLVNVTPLGMHGADEDALSFTPTQIAAADVVFDVVAFPSETPLIRAGRDADKRVITGAEVIALQAARQFERYTGVAVSADQVQRASEFSRATP from the coding sequence ATGCCGATCCTGAACAAGGACATGACACTCTGCATCTCGCTGGCCGGACGCCCGTCGAACATCGGGACCAGATTCCACAACTTTCTCTATGACGAACTCGGTCTGAACTTCATCTACAAGGCGTTCACCACCGACGACATCGCCGGTGCGATCGGTGGGATCCGGGCACTGGGCATCCGGGGATGCTCGGTGTCGATGCCGTTCAAGGAGGCGGTGATCCCGCTCGTCGACGAGATGGAGGAGTCGGCCTCGGCCATCGAATCGGTCAACACGATCGTCAACGAGTCGGGTCGACTCGTCGCGTCCAACACCGACTACGAGGCGGTCGCCGCACTGATCGACAGCCACGCGTTGGACACGTCGGCCTCGGTGGCCATCCGAGGGTCGGGCGGCATGGCCAAGGCGGTGGTGGCGGCTTTTCGCGGCGCCGGGTTCGACGATGTCACGGTGGTCGCCCGCAACGCGGCCGCCGGCGCCGCATTGGCAGACCGGTGCGGCTATCAATTCGCTGCGGATGTCCCCACGTCGGGCGCATCGGTTCTGGTCAACGTGACCCCGCTGGGTATGCATGGCGCCGATGAAGACGCCCTGTCGTTCACTCCCACGCAGATCGCCGCGGCCGATGTGGTGTTCGACGTCGTCGCATTCCCCTCCGAGACCCCACTGATCCGGGCCGGCCGAGACGCAGACAAGCGGGTGATCACCGGCGCCGAGGTCATCGCGTTGCAGGCGGCACGGCAGTTCGAGCGCTACACCGGAGTCGCGGTCTCCGCTGATCAGGTGCAGCGCGCCTCCGAATTCTCTCGCGCCACACCCTGA
- a CDS encoding DUF4185 domain-containing protein, with protein sequence MRRRLTRTARLAMVGTVAVSACALATGHGAGVAGAAPCGNGGFGSSVPDTGSLGSSGSLGSSGSLGSSGSLGSSGIPNIGPQGPLPPYFGVSTRSVAWVTGPLSANRTFSRFTISGTDLGVSWDNGNGQTLMAFGDTFGNCNALGQQWRHNVLLRTDDHRLSDGIQIPDGVAGDPTSGTVIAPGEPNFAQELIPSLGISAIEVTTIPTAAISLPWGAGHRQFINYMSVRSWGSAGNWVTNFSAIAHSDDNGQTWQTDQDTIRINSPISLALPAALPTVEYNNGKFQQNAYVRGRPDDADEKDYIYQFGTPNGRFGAAFLARFRPTDILDLDQYEYWGGSALGWVALADMPDVQSQVVPQPVTELSVAWSPYLDKYVMLDGDNGIRMRTAEHPQGPWSAPRYLVAPNTIVVYGPMMLPDSPALQGDSPELYFNASRWSDYNVMLLRTDLSRVPGL encoded by the coding sequence GTGCGGCGTCGACTCACGCGCACGGCGCGGCTCGCGATGGTCGGCACCGTCGCCGTGTCCGCATGCGCACTGGCGACCGGCCACGGGGCCGGCGTCGCCGGCGCGGCACCGTGCGGCAACGGCGGGTTCGGGTCCAGCGTCCCCGACACCGGTTCACTCGGGTCCAGCGGTTCGCTCGGTTCCAGTGGCTCGCTCGGTTCCAGTGGCTCGCTGGGCAGCTCAGGTATCCCGAACATCGGCCCACAGGGACCGCTACCACCGTATTTCGGTGTCAGCACGCGATCGGTTGCCTGGGTCACCGGTCCGCTGAGCGCCAATCGCACCTTCAGCCGATTCACCATCAGCGGCACCGATCTCGGCGTCAGCTGGGACAACGGCAATGGACAGACGCTGATGGCGTTCGGCGACACGTTCGGCAACTGCAACGCACTGGGTCAGCAGTGGCGCCACAATGTGTTGCTGCGCACCGACGACCACCGACTGTCCGACGGTATCCAGATCCCCGACGGCGTGGCCGGCGACCCGACGTCGGGCACGGTCATCGCCCCCGGCGAGCCGAACTTCGCGCAGGAACTCATCCCGTCACTGGGCATCTCTGCCATCGAGGTCACCACGATCCCGACCGCAGCGATCTCACTGCCGTGGGGTGCGGGCCATCGTCAGTTCATCAACTACATGTCCGTGCGGTCGTGGGGATCGGCCGGCAACTGGGTCACCAACTTCTCCGCGATCGCGCACTCCGACGACAACGGGCAGACCTGGCAGACCGATCAGGACACCATCCGGATCAACTCGCCGATCTCGCTGGCACTTCCGGCAGCGCTGCCGACCGTCGAGTACAACAACGGCAAGTTCCAGCAGAATGCGTATGTACGCGGGCGGCCGGACGACGCCGACGAGAAGGACTACATCTACCAATTCGGCACACCCAACGGCCGCTTCGGGGCGGCATTCCTCGCTCGTTTCCGGCCGACCGACATCCTCGACCTCGATCAATACGAGTACTGGGGCGGCAGCGCGCTCGGATGGGTCGCCCTCGCCGACATGCCCGATGTGCAGTCCCAGGTCGTGCCACAACCGGTCACCGAACTGTCGGTCGCGTGGAGCCCGTATCTGGACAAGTACGTCATGCTCGACGGGGACAACGGCATTCGCATGCGCACCGCCGAGCACCCACAGGGGCCGTGGAGTGCGCCGCGATACCTGGTGGCGCCCAACACCATCGTGGTCTACGGCCCGATGATGCTGCCCGACTCCCCTGCTCTGCAGGGAGATTCCCCCGAGCTGTACTTCAACGCCTCGCGGTGGAGCGACTACAACGTGATGCTGTTGCGCACGGATCTGAGTCGGGTACCGGGCCTGTGA
- a CDS encoding Tex family protein — translation MKSVNARLAEELSVAEGQVIAAVRLLDEGSTVPFIARYRKEVTGSLDDTQLRTLDERLRYLRELDERRAAVLASIEEQGKLTDELRAALLAAETKARVEDIYLPYKPKRRTKAQIAREAGLEPLADRLLADPGLVPDESAAGFLTDQVADAAAALDGARHILIERAAEDAELVGAIREKFWADGSMRTAARSEAAAASPAAQKFRDYFDFTEPLDSMPSHRVLAVLRGEKEEALTLTLDGGDDDAYEAMVAATLGIDAAHPGAATPWLVTTARWAWRTKLMMSASVEARVALRQRAEADAVSVFATNLKDLLLAAPAGTRPTLGLDPGFRTGVKVAVVDGTGKVLDTCAVYPHQPQKQWDQAKATLGALIARHDVDLVAIGNGTASRETDALATELVAEIRKAGGRAPAKAVVSEAGASVYSASEYASRELPDLDVSLRGAVSIARRLQDPLAELVKIDPKSIGVGQYQHDVTPGTLARSLDAVVEDAVNAVGVDLNTASVPLLSRVSGVTPALATAIVAHRDSTGPFRSRTGLLDVPRLGPKAFEQCAGFLRIRDGEDPLDSSGVHPEAYPVVRRILDRAGVGITELIGNARTLRGLRPADFADERFGIPTVTDILAELEKPGRDPRPAFETATFAAGVEKVADLKPGMILEGVVTNVAAFGAFVDVGVHQDGLVHVSAMSDRFVSDPHEVVRSGQVVRVKVVEVDIDRKRIGLTLRLDDEVGAGGGVQKKSGGGRRPDRAQREGSQGNRYGKPGKRGRDSGRGSRPQPTGSMAQALRDAGFGR, via the coding sequence GTGAAGTCCGTGAACGCACGTCTCGCGGAGGAGTTGTCCGTCGCCGAAGGCCAGGTCATCGCCGCGGTGCGGCTACTCGACGAGGGGTCCACCGTGCCGTTCATCGCGCGCTATCGCAAGGAGGTCACCGGCAGCCTCGACGACACGCAACTGCGCACCCTGGACGAGCGTCTGCGGTATCTGCGGGAACTCGACGAGCGGCGCGCTGCCGTACTCGCCTCGATCGAAGAACAGGGCAAGCTCACCGATGAGCTGCGCGCCGCACTGCTGGCGGCGGAGACCAAGGCGCGGGTCGAGGACATCTACCTGCCCTACAAGCCGAAGCGGCGTACGAAGGCGCAGATCGCGCGGGAAGCGGGTCTCGAGCCGCTGGCGGATCGACTGCTCGCCGATCCGGGGCTGGTGCCCGACGAGTCGGCAGCCGGGTTTCTCACCGACCAGGTCGCGGACGCCGCGGCCGCGCTGGACGGTGCCCGGCACATCCTGATCGAACGCGCCGCCGAGGATGCCGAACTCGTGGGCGCCATCCGCGAGAAGTTCTGGGCCGATGGGTCGATGCGGACCGCGGCACGCTCGGAGGCCGCGGCGGCATCGCCGGCCGCCCAGAAGTTCCGCGACTACTTCGATTTCACCGAGCCCTTGGACTCGATGCCCTCTCACCGGGTGCTGGCCGTGCTGCGCGGGGAGAAGGAGGAAGCGTTGACGCTGACCCTTGACGGGGGAGACGACGACGCTTACGAGGCCATGGTCGCCGCCACACTGGGTATCGACGCGGCCCATCCGGGCGCGGCGACGCCGTGGCTGGTGACGACGGCGCGCTGGGCATGGCGAACGAAATTGATGATGTCGGCCTCGGTCGAAGCACGCGTCGCGCTGCGTCAGCGCGCCGAGGCCGACGCCGTCAGCGTCTTCGCGACGAACCTGAAGGATCTGCTCCTCGCGGCGCCCGCCGGGACGCGCCCGACGCTGGGTCTGGACCCCGGGTTCCGCACCGGTGTCAAGGTCGCCGTGGTCGACGGGACCGGCAAGGTCCTCGACACCTGCGCTGTCTACCCCCATCAACCGCAGAAGCAATGGGATCAGGCCAAGGCCACCCTCGGCGCACTGATCGCCCGCCACGACGTGGACCTGGTGGCCATCGGCAACGGGACCGCGTCGCGTGAAACCGATGCGCTGGCAACGGAATTGGTCGCGGAGATCCGTAAGGCGGGCGGTCGGGCGCCGGCCAAGGCGGTGGTGAGCGAGGCGGGGGCGTCGGTGTACTCGGCGTCGGAATACGCCTCTCGTGAGCTGCCCGATCTCGACGTCTCGTTGCGTGGCGCGGTGTCGATCGCCCGTCGTCTGCAGGATCCGTTGGCGGAGCTGGTGAAGATCGACCCGAAGTCGATCGGGGTCGGCCAGTACCAGCACGACGTCACCCCGGGCACGCTCGCCCGGAGCCTGGACGCGGTGGTCGAGGACGCGGTCAACGCGGTGGGGGTAGACCTCAACACCGCATCGGTGCCGCTGCTGTCACGGGTCTCGGGGGTCACCCCCGCGCTCGCCACCGCCATCGTGGCGCATCGCGACAGCACCGGACCGTTCCGTAGCCGCACCGGACTTCTCGACGTGCCTCGGTTGGGCCCGAAGGCATTCGAACAGTGCGCCGGATTCCTGCGTATCCGCGACGGTGAGGATCCGCTGGACTCGTCCGGTGTCCATCCCGAGGCGTACCCGGTGGTGCGCCGCATCCTCGATCGCGCGGGCGTGGGGATCACCGAACTGATCGGCAACGCCCGGACGCTACGCGGGCTGCGGCCGGCCGACTTCGCCGACGAGCGGTTCGGCATCCCGACGGTGACCGACATCCTCGCCGAACTCGAGAAGCCCGGCCGCGACCCGCGGCCGGCATTCGAGACCGCGACGTTCGCCGCCGGCGTGGAGAAGGTGGCCGATCTGAAACCGGGCATGATTCTCGAGGGTGTGGTGACCAACGTCGCCGCCTTCGGCGCGTTCGTCGACGTGGGCGTCCATCAGGACGGGCTGGTACACGTGTCGGCGATGTCGGATCGGTTCGTGTCCGATCCGCACGAGGTGGTGCGGTCCGGACAGGTCGTGCGGGTCAAGGTCGTCGAGGTCGACATCGACCGCAAACGCATCGGTCTCACGCTGCGGCTCGACGATGAGGTCGGAGCCGGAGGTGGTGTGCAGAAGAAGTCCGGCGGTGGGCGACGACCCGACCGGGCCCAACGCGAGGGCAGCCAGGGGAATAGGTACGGTAAGCCGGGTAAGCGAGGTCGGGACTCGGGCCGCGGCAGTCGCCCACAGCCCACCGGGTCGATGGCGCAGGCGTTGCGCGACGCCGGATTCGGTCGGTAG